The window CGTTGATAGGTTGCAGGTGTAAAGGTGGTAACATCAAAGCCGAGCAATACTAATTACCCGAAACTTTCTTGGTCCCAGATGGCTGGATGGTTCTTCAAGAACTGCTTTACTTGACGATATGTTATAATGATAAATAAAGAAATTTAGGTGGTTATAGCATCGGGGTTCCACCTCTTCCCATTCCGAACAGAGAAGTTAAGCCCGATCACGCCGATGGTACTGCGCAAGTGGGAGAGTAGGTAGCCGCCTTTTAAGAAACCCTCATCAGGAAACTGGTGAGGGTTTTGTCATTTATGGCTATCCATTATGTTGCACAATATCTCGTCATTAGGCTATGCCTTTTTTTTCAGTTATCTTTGTACCCATAAAATAAGACAATTATGAGTGAATTGAATGAACTGTTGAAAAGACGCAGAAGTACGAGAAAATATACCGAAGAACTTCTTAAGCCGGAGCAAGTGGAGCTATTGTTGAAAGCGGCGTTATTGTCTCCTGCATCTAAAAGCCGCAATCCGTGGGAATTTATTGTAGTGGAAGATAAAGAGATGCTTAAAAAGCTTGCCGGTTGTAAGAAGCATGGTGCTGCTTTGATTGAAAATGCAGCTCTTGCTATTGTTGTGGCAGCAGACCCCTTAAAAAGTGATGTGTGGATAGAGGATGCTTCCATCGCATCTATTCTGATTCAACTTCAGGCTGAAGACCTTGGATTAGGCAGTTGCTGGGTGCAGGTACGGTGCCGTGAAACTGAATACGGAATTGACTCAGAAGAATATGTAAAAGAACTGCTTGAATTGCCGCAGCAATTAGGGGTACTTTCTATCATTGCCATTGGCCACAAAGCTGAATTCCGCAAACCGTTTGATGAAGAGAAGTTGATGTGGGAGAAAATCCATATCGGTAAATGGCGAGTTGACGAATAAATTAAGTCTCCTGAAATACGGCAATTGAGAGTCGAATTCAATTATTAAGGTATATGGCAATTAAGAAGGACGAAAATAAACTGGCTGCCGGTATTACGATATTTGCATTAGGTATCATTCATCTGCTTACCCGAATGCGGATTGCACCGGTTCAATCTGCATTCTGGCAGGAATTGATTGACTGGCGTAGTATTATCTTGATAGCCGCACTGTCATTTCTTATAGTTAAAACAGATAAGACGCTCGGGATTATACTTCTTGTATTGGGTATTCTTCTCCGTATGGGGCTTATTCTGCACTATATGGGAAATTGGGAAGCATACCTAATGCCGCTTAGTCTGATTGTATTTGGTTCAATCTTAATCATAGGAGTCTTACGTAAATGAGAATTGTATTAATTGGGGCCGGGAATCTGGCCACACGTTTGGGGATCGCTCTTCATGAAAAAGGATGTACGATTGCTCAGGTTTATAGTCGCACAGAGCAGTCTGCTCAAGCATTAGCTGAAAAAGTGGGTGCAACGTTTACCTGTAAGATTAGTGATATTGTCAATGATGCAGACCTTTATGTTTTCTCTGTAAAAGACGATGCCCTCCCTGAACTACTGCGTCAAATGCATAAAAACGAGGCGCTTTGGGTGCATACTGCGGGAAGTGTTCCAATGGAGATTTTCAGTCTGCATACTGAGAATTTTGGCGTATTTTATCCGCTCCAGACCTTTAGTAAACAAAAGGAGGTTGATTTTTCAACCATTCCCATTTATATAGAAGCTAATCAGCCTCAGCATCTCGAACATTTGAAAAAACTGGCTGCACGCCTTTCTTCGCAAGTGATAGAAGCCTCTTCCGAACAACGGAAGGCATTGCATGTTGCTGCTGTTTTTGCCTGCAATTTTACTAATCACATGTATGCCATTGCTGCAACTTTGTTGGAGGAAAAAGGGTTGCATTTTGACCAATTGATTCCTCTGATTAATGAAACGGCAGTTAAAATCAATACGTTGCATCCCAGGGACGCACAAACCGGACCGGCAGTTCGTTTCGATAAGCAAGTCATTGGCCGTCATCTTGAAATGTTAGAGGATGAGAGGCTAAAAACGATATATAGTCTGTTGAGTGAGAGTATTCACGAAACGGCAAAAAAACGGAATAAAGATTTATGAGTAGTATCAATTACGACCTGAAAAAGATAAAAGCCCTGTTGTTTGATGTAGACGGCGTTCTTTCTTCAGATACGGTGCCGCTTCACCCGAATGGAGAGCCGATGCGTATGGTCAATATCAAAGATGGATTTGCCATGCAACTGGCGGTGAAACGCGGTCTGATAATCGGAATAATTACCGGTGGAAAGACCAATTCGGTAAAGATGCGTTTTGAGAATCTGGGGGTAAAACATATCTATATGGCCTCTTCGCATAAGATTGATGACTTCAATGATTTCATTGCCAAGACAGATTTGCAAATGGAGGAAATTCTTTACATGGGAGACGACATTCCTGATTACCCGGTGATGAGACTAGTAGGATTGCCATGTTGTCCGTCAGATGCTGCGCCGGAAATTAAAGCGGTTTCGAAATACATATCTCAGATTAAAGGCGGCAACGGTTGTGGCCGCGATGTCATCGAGCAGGTGCTAAAAGCGCAAGGTAAGTGGATGAGTGACGAAGCATTTGGGTGGTAATTCTATTGACCATTTAAACATTTATTATTTACAATTGGAAAACCCTGTTTTCTCGTTTACTCCCATTCAATGAAAATATTCGACAATCTATCAAAATACAATATTCTGTTAGCCTCAAATTCACCGCGACGTAGGGAGTTGTTAAGCGGACTGGATATCGGTTATGAAGTGGTAGCGCTTCCTGATGTGGATGAATCCTATCCGGCAGAGTTGGTTCATAGTGAAATACCGACCTTTATTGCCCGTCAGAAAGCAGCGGCATACGAATCACATCTGGAGAAAAATACCTTACTGATTACAGCTGATACCATTGTATGGCTTGATGGTGAAGTCTTTGGCAAACCAATCGACGAGGAAGATGCCGTGAGAATGCTCAAAGCACTTTCAGGTAAAACGCATGAGGTTATCACCGGTGTCTGTTTGACCTCTAAGAACAAGCAGAACGCTTTTCACGTTACTTCCAGCGTCCGCTTTGCAGAGCTCGACGAGGAGGAAATCCGCTATTATGTGGAGAAATACCGCCCGTTAGATAAAGCCGGTGCTTACGGAATTCAGGAATGGATTGGTTACGTGGGTGTACAAGAATTGAAAGGTTCTTATTTTAATGTAGTGGGACTTCCGATTCAGCGGCTGTATGAGGCGCTGAAGGGTTTCTAATAGGAATGAGGGGATGATTGATTGAGGGATAGATGAATCCCAGACGTATAAGTAAAACGTATAACTTAAAACTTTAGATACATGTTTTCAGGAATCGTAGAAGAAGCGGCAACCGTAGTTGCCTTGCAGAATGACCAGGACAATCTGCACCTTACCATGCAATGTTCATTCGTGAACGAGCTGAAAATCGACCAAAGTGTCGCACACAACGGTGTTTGCCTGACTGTGGTAAGTCTGACCGAAGACACTTACACCGTTACCGCTATCAAGGAAACCCTTGAACGTACCAACCTCGGATTGCTGAAGGTGGGCGACAAGGTAAACCTGGAGCGCAGTATGATGATGAACGGCCGTCTGGATGGTCATATCGTGCAAGGGCATGTGGACCAGACCGCTGTTTGCAAAAAAGTAGAAGAGGCTAATGGTAGCTGGTATTTTACTTTCGAGTATGCTTTTGACAAAGAGATGGCTAAAAAAGGCTATATGACGGTAGATAAAGGTTCGGTGACGGTGAATGGCGTGAGTCTGACCGTTTGTAATCCGGCTGACAACAGCTTTCAGGTAGCCATTATTCCATTTACTTACGAACATACGAACTTCCACCAAATCAAGGAAGGTTCTGTAGTAAATCTGGAATTCGATATTATCGGTAAATACCTGAGCCGGATGATGAAATTTGCATAATGCTATCTTGTAGATAAAGAAAGCGGTCAAAGCCAACGTAATGTTGATTTTGACCGCTTTACTTTTTTATCAAAGAAGGTCTTATTTATCCAGCTTCTTTACATTTCCTGAGCCGATAATAGAGGATTTGACTTCGGCATTTCCTTTATAGTAGATGTTGCCGACACCCCAAATAGAAGCCTTGAGTAATTTATCAACGTTACAGCCGATGTTTCCGTTTCCTTTAAGGCTGCAACCTGCATTGGAAGCAAACAGCTCATCAGCACGGATTTCTCCACCACCAACTACGCTATATTTGGCTTCAACCGTTTTGCCTTTGACCAAAACATCACCAGAACCGGTTAGCAGACTTACGGTAAGCTTGTTGCAATCCAGGTTGGTCATTTTAATCTGGCCGCTTCCCGAAACCGCAAGTTTCAATTCCTGCGAGGTAATCTTGTCCTTACTTTCCACGATTACGCCTCCGGTAATATCCACCAGACTGATTTCAGGGCTAAAGACATAAATCAGCAGTAATCCGTTCTCGACATTCGCCATATTGATGTATTTAATGGCCAAAGACTCCTTCTTTTCGTCGGAAGTAATATCGAGCAAATTCACCACATTTTCTTCTCCGTAGATACGGACATATCCGGCAGAGTCACGGTTGGTTGAATAAATCACATTGGCTTTTACGTGATTAACAATCAGTTTTTTGAAGTCGCTCACCTTTTTAATCTTCTGGATGTAGTGATTATCACCGATTACTTTTTTGCCTATCTGGGCATTTGCGCCAATGGCTAACAACAGAAATGCCGCAAGGAATAGATTGAAACGTTTCATTGTAATGTCGTTTTAGTTAGTGTTAATTTAACGATGAGCGTTCTGGATTTAGTATTCGCAGCCGTATTTCTCAACGATTTCGTCAAAGATATGGAATAAATCGGAAACATGTTCGGCGCGCAGCATTGCGATGCGGGTTTCTTTAAAGTTCGGTATTCCTTTGAATATCGGAGTGGCAGCCAGGTGGCGGCGGATGTGCAATATTCCGCGGCGTTCGTCCAGGCGCTCCACGCTTTGGTTTACTTGTTGACGCATAATCTCCATCTTTTCGGCAAAAGAGATTGGAGGCATGTGTTCCCCCGTTTGTAGGTAATGTTTTACCTCTTTGAAAATCCAGGGACGACCGATTGAGCCGCGGCCAATCATCACCGCATCCACCTCGTGCAGGTCAAACATGCTCTTGGCAGCTTCGGGAGTCACAATGTCACCGTTCCCGATGATGGGAATGTGCATGTGGGGATTGTTTTTTACCTCTCCGATTAGCGTCCAGTCAGCCTCGCCGGTGTACATCTGGCTGCGGGTACGGCCGTGGATAGTAAGAGCTGCAATGCCACAATCCTGCAACTGTTCGGCCAGCTCGACGATGATTTTAGAATCGTTATCCCAGCCCAAACGGGTTTTTACCGTTACGGGAATATTTACGGCTTTAGCTACCTCGCGGGTGATTTCGAGCATAAGTGGTACATTGCGCAACATACCCGAACCGGCACCTTTACCGGCCACACGTTTCACCGGGCAGCCAAAGTTGATGTCGAGGATATCCGGTTTCGCCTCTTCACAGATTTTGGCGGCTTCCACCATCGTTTCCACATCACGGCCGTAAATCTGGATGGCTACGGGACGTTCTTCATCACAGATTTCGAGTTTTAGCCGGGTCTTATTGACACTGCGGATGAGTGCATCGGCTGACACAAACTCCGTATAAACCATATCGGCGCCAAACTTTTTGCACATCAGGCGGAATGACGGGTCAGTCACATCTTCCATCGGTGCCAAAAAAACGGGGCGTTCGCCCAGGTCGATATTTCCTATTTTCATATTTATGCAAATGCTATTTTTATTGAATACAAAGATACTCCACTCGGAGGAGACTACCAAAGAGCGAGCATTGTCGCATAGTCACTTCCATTGGTCAAACAATGGCTTTCGTCAGTCGCACAGTGACCACCTTCGATTGCACAATGATCATAGACACTGACACAATGGCATTGATCGGTCTCGCAGTGGTATTCGCACCTGACACAATGGCATTTGTCACTCCAGCATTGATCTCCGCAGATCGCGCAATGACCATCTTCAGTCACGCAATGATGATCGCAGGTCACGCAATGGCTTTCATCACCCGCGCAATGACGATCTCAAGTAGCGCAGTGGTCAACAATGATAGCGCAATAGAGATCTACGGTCGCGCAATGGCCAACAACGATACCGCAATGACATTCGTCACTAGCGCAATGGCTTTCATCAAAATCGCATTTTCTTCCATTAATCAAAGAAGTATTCGCAAGGGGCTCACCAGATAAACGGAATAAACCGTTTCGTCCGTTTCATATATTCGCGGTAAGATTCTCCAAAATAGGTGATGCATTCCTTTTCATCCATTATTGCCGTCAGATACAAAAACAGTGTTGCGCACAAAGCAAAAGGGAGTAGAAGCAGGCTGGCATGTTTGAAGTAGATTCCCCAGTTGAGTATGATAAGCGAGCAATACATCGGATGGCGGATATATTTATATATGCCGGTCTGAATCAGTTCGGTCGTTTTTTCAAAATCGTAGAGCGGTTCATCGTGACGCGCATGGCCGGCTTTCCCCATTTTTCTGAATAATAGCAATCCGGCTGTAACGGGATAGATGGAGACGAAAAGCAATATCCACGAAACAATTTGCCCAAAGCTGTAGGGCTCTACAAACCAATACCGGTAATTCACGGCCAAAAGCCACGCCATACACTCCCAGGCAAAGAAACGATAAAAACCATGACTCCGTAAATGAAAAAGTGTGTGCCACGAAGCCGCGATTATCAACACACTCATTCCACCGAAAATAATAAGATTATGTGCCATCCCAATCTACAGTTTGGGTATAAAACAAAAAATGAAGAGAGTAGTTCCCTTCATTTTTCACTAATAACACACACAATTACACTCACGCTATCTCTTGATGTTATAAGGCAGCCAGTTGGTCGGCCAATTTTTGTACATGATCTTTCGCTTTGGTTAATACTGCCTCTTCACCGTGCTGCATGGCAACCATAGCGTAAGATACATTGAGATCAACAAACTCCATCTGAGTCAGCTTAAAGGTCTGGATAAGCGGAACCAGTACCTCTTTTACGCTAATTTGATTATATCCCGTTGATGAATAAGCCTCTTCCGGCCCACCGGTGGTGACGGAAAGCAAGACCTTTTTTCCTTTAAGTTTGTCGCCGTTTTCCCCGTATGCAAATCCATAAGTGAAAACATCATCGAACCACTTTTTCAGCATTGGAGGCACGCTGTACCAGAATAGCGGGAACTGGAATACTACCACATCCGATTCTTGCAGCAGTTGCTGTTCAGCAGCTACGTCAATCTGATAATCGGGATAAATGGAATCCAGATGGCGAACGGTTGTCGAAGTTGATTCATTCAGTTGGTCGAGAATATATGCGTTTGCTGTCGATTGTCCGATATTCGGGTGAGCTGAGATTACCAAAGTCTTTTTCATAATTCCTATGTATTTGAATTGTTTATCGTTTAATTTGATATTGCAAAGTTGGGAATTATACAGGTTGTATTGGTAACACTTATCAGAAAAGCGGTGGTACTTTTCGGAAATAAAAAAACCTCTCCGATGGAGAGGCCAATAAAATTTACAAATAGGTTTGTTGGATAAACTTCAGTTGTTGTTCCAGCATTTTTACTTTGCGCATATCATATCCGGCTGCTAATGCCGCCTGAATCGGACGGGAATAGATATATCCGGTTTCCAATTCCCGGTGGTGGTCATAATCGAGCTTCATACTCGGTGCATAAGGAGTCATGGAAAGGGTCATTTCAATCATCTTTTTGGCAAAGCCTTCGCTGACTTCTGCACCGCAGTGGTTAGCGCCCTGTATCACTTCGAGCATCAGGTCATAAATCAAGGCCTGACTATCGGCATTTTGCACCAGCTTATCGGTTGTGGTATTGAGCACTACAGTCATGCCATTAAATGGTATGTTCCAAACAAGCTTTTTCCAACGAGCAACATTCAGATCAGGAGCAATGTCAGCTGGCACACCAGCCTGATCAAGATCATCACACACCTGTCGGAGTACTTCGGGATTATTGTTTTGATAAGCCCCAACGGTCAGTTTGCCGAAATCAAGATGAGCGATATGCCCCGGCCCGATTTTATTGGAACAGATAAATCCAAGCCCCCCGGCAATGTTCAAATTGGGAAAATCTTTAGCTAAATCCTCTTCTACCCCAAGCCCGTTCTGAATCAGAATCACGAGCGTATCAGGCTTAATCAGTGGGGGTAGCAAAGTTTTCAACAGGTGGTTATTCGTGGTCTTCAGCCCGACGAGGATAACGTCACAAGGTGTCATGTCTGTAGTATTGTTATAAGCCAATACGTTTGACAAATGAAAGTCTCCGGTCACGGAATCCACTTTCAGGCCGTGCTGTTTTACATGCGCATAATCGGTATTGAACAGGAAGTGCACCTCTTTGCCAGATTTGGCCAGCATTCCACCGTAAAATCCACCGATAGCACCGGTTCCTATAACTGCATATTTCAGATTCATAATCATTCAAATTTATCCGGACACAAAGATAATTCCAAAATGTGGTTTGTGTCACGCAAACACGTTCAAATCAGGAGCGAAGAATCTTTGCTCCGTTTGCAAAAATGCAGCCTCTTAAAGAAATAAACACGCCTCTTAATTGTTATAATGTATATCGAAGCTTCATTGCTCGACCTTACGAGTCTTTCGATTCAAAATACTGTTTTCAAGAGATTTAAAGTCTGTACTATTTTTACGAATTTCTGATTTCCGGATTGTTTAATCTTAAACTAAGGAGAAATAATTATGGCACCCAAAATAAATATCAACAGTGAAGAGTGGGTGGACATGGTCTTTGAAGGAAAGAATCAGGCTTACGGCGCACCTGACCTCCGCAAAAGCAGTGCAAAACGTCTTCTGAAAGCTTTTGCAATTGCTGTAACATTATTCTTGTTAGGCATTTGTACTCCTGTTTTCCTGAAATATATAACTCCTAAGAAAAAGATTTCGGATGAATCTATCCGGGAGTTATCTATGATTAAACTGGATAAACCTAAAAAGAGTGCTGATGTACCCAGAGCCATAACATCCCCACCTCCGGCTGCCGTACAGATGCGTTCTTCTATCAAATTTGTTCCTCCTGTCATTAAACCTGATGAAGAGGTTAACGAAAAGGAAGAGTTTGCCACCCAACAGGAAGTAATTAGCTCAAAAGCCGCAGTAGGTGTTGTTACTTATAAAGGCTCTGAAGATATTAACGCTCCGATCCCCAAAAGCACCGAAGAGGCAGAAGCTTCGTCAAGTCAGATTACGGAAGAAGCGCAAGAGGCATTTATTGTAGTCGAGCAAATGCCCGAATTTCCGGGAGGTACCGAGGAATTACAAAAGTATCTGAACAACAACATCCGGTATCCTGTCTCAGCTTTGGAAAATGGAGTTCAGGGCAGGGTTATTTGTGAGTTTGTCGTTAATAGTGATGGCCGGGTCACAAATGCAAAAGTAATCAGAGGTGTTGATGCGTCACTCGATGCCGAAGCGTTACGCGTCATTAACAATATGCCGCCGTGGAAGCCCGGCAAACAAAGAGGAAAGCCCGTAAAGGTGAGATATACTTTGCCGGTCAATTTCAAACTTCAAAACTAAAATCGAGTGATTTCGAGATAGTTTAACCCAATAAGAGAGGCTATTCAGTTAGCTTCTCTTATTTTTGCACCTGAATTCAAATCAATCTTACAGACAATGCTTTATAATTTCGACCAACTACTTATGCTTGTTAATAGCGAAATAGATAACATCAACTTTGATAAACAACCGGCCGGACTTTATCAGCCGGCACAGTATGCCCTTTCATTAGGAGGCAAACGGGTGCGTCCGATTTTGGCCCTTATGGCATGCAATCTGTATAGTGATACTCCACAGCAAGCCATGCAGCCTGCCATTGGCATAGAAATCTTCCATAACTTCACATTGCTTCACGATGACGTGATGGATAAGGCAGATATTCGTCGTGGAAAGCCAACGGTTCATAAAGTCTGGTCTCCCAATACGGCAATCTTATCCGGTGATGCCATGCAAATCATAGCCTACCAATGGGTGGCTCAATGCCCATCGGCTCATTTGGCGGAAGTCATCAATCTATTTTCTCAGACAGCGCTTGAGATTTGCGAGGGCCAGCAATACGATATGGATTTTGAAAACCGTGATGATGTTACGGTTGACGAATATCTGGAGATGATTCGCCTGAAAACGGCTGTTTTACTGGCTTGCGCCCTTAAGACTGGAGCCATTATCGGAGGTGCGTCGGATAAAGATGCGGACTTGTTGTATGAGTTTGGAGAGAAAATCGGTCTGGCCTTCCAGCTCAAAGACGATTTACTTGATGTATATGGAGACCCTGCGAAATTCGGCAAAGCCATTGGCGGAGACATCACCTGCAACAAAAAGACTTTTATGCTGATAAAGTCTCTCGAATTGGCCAATCCACAACAAAAAGGACAGTTTGAAGCTTGGTTAAATAAGACGGATTTTGACCGTGAAGAAAAAGTGGCAGCCATTACAGCTCTTTACAATGAAGTAGGAATAAAGGCGCTTTGCGAAGAAAAAATCAACGAATATTACCAGCAATCAATTGCTGCATTAAACGGGTTAAATGTGACTTCCGAACGTAAAGCTGAACTGCTTTCTTTGGCGGATAAATTAATGTATCGCGAATCTTAATCAGGATCTAATGAATTTAATTGATACGCATTCCCATATTTACCAGGAAGATTATCTCGATGATATAGAGCAGGTCATAGCCAATGCCCGTGAACATAGCATTTCCCGTATTTTCATGCCTAACGTTGATCTGGAGTCCATTCAGCCGATGCTTGATCTGGAATCAAAATATCCGGGCTATTGCATTCCTCTGATGGGTCTTCATCCGACCAGTGTTGATAATAACTACCAGACCCAATTAAATCGGATCAAAGAAGAACTGGATAATCGTAAATATTGTGGTATTGGCGAAATCGGAATTGACCTCTATTGGAGCAGTGAGTTTGCCGACAAACAAAAAATAGTATTTCAAACTCAGATAGAATGGGCTAAAGAGATGCAACTCCCGGTTGTGATTCATGTCAGAAATTCACATCGTGAGACAATGGCCGCA of the Parabacteroides sp. FAFU027 genome contains:
- a CDS encoding nitroreductase family protein; this translates as MSELNELLKRRRSTRKYTEELLKPEQVELLLKAALLSPASKSRNPWEFIVVEDKEMLKKLAGCKKHGAALIENAALAIVVAADPLKSDVWIEDASIASILIQLQAEDLGLGSCWVQVRCRETEYGIDSEEYVKELLELPQQLGVLSIIAIGHKAEFRKPFDEEKLMWEKIHIGKWRVDE
- a CDS encoding Rossmann-like and DUF2520 domain-containing protein; translation: MRIVLIGAGNLATRLGIALHEKGCTIAQVYSRTEQSAQALAEKVGATFTCKISDIVNDADLYVFSVKDDALPELLRQMHKNEALWVHTAGSVPMEIFSLHTENFGVFYPLQTFSKQKEVDFSTIPIYIEANQPQHLEHLKKLAARLSSQVIEASSEQRKALHVAAVFACNFTNHMYAIAATLLEEKGLHFDQLIPLINETAVKINTLHPRDAQTGPAVRFDKQVIGRHLEMLEDERLKTIYSLLSESIHETAKKRNKDL
- a CDS encoding KdsC family phosphatase, coding for MSSINYDLKKIKALLFDVDGVLSSDTVPLHPNGEPMRMVNIKDGFAMQLAVKRGLIIGIITGGKTNSVKMRFENLGVKHIYMASSHKIDDFNDFIAKTDLQMEEILYMGDDIPDYPVMRLVGLPCCPSDAAPEIKAVSKYISQIKGGNGCGRDVIEQVLKAQGKWMSDEAFGW
- a CDS encoding Maf-like protein, encoding MFDNLSKYNILLASNSPRRRELLSGLDIGYEVVALPDVDESYPAELVHSEIPTFIARQKAAAYESHLEKNTLLITADTIVWLDGEVFGKPIDEEDAVRMLKALSGKTHEVITGVCLTSKNKQNAFHVTSSVRFAELDEEEIRYYVEKYRPLDKAGAYGIQEWIGYVGVQELKGSYFNVVGLPIQRLYEALKGF
- a CDS encoding riboflavin synthase; its protein translation is MFSGIVEEAATVVALQNDQDNLHLTMQCSFVNELKIDQSVAHNGVCLTVVSLTEDTYTVTAIKETLERTNLGLLKVGDKVNLERSMMMNGRLDGHIVQGHVDQTAVCKKVEEANGSWYFTFEYAFDKEMAKKGYMTVDKGSVTVNGVSLTVCNPADNSFQVAIIPFTYEHTNFHQIKEGSVVNLEFDIIGKYLSRMMKFA
- a CDS encoding GIN domain-containing protein, whose protein sequence is MKRFNLFLAAFLLLAIGANAQIGKKVIGDNHYIQKIKKVSDFKKLIVNHVKANVIYSTNRDSAGYVRIYGEENVVNLLDITSDEKKESLAIKYINMANVENGLLLIYVFSPEISLVDITGGVIVESKDKITSQELKLAVSGSGQIKMTNLDCNKLTVSLLTGSGDVLVKGKTVEAKYSVVGGGEIRADELFASNAGCSLKGNGNIGCNVDKLLKASIWGVGNIYYKGNAEVKSSIIGSGNVKKLDK
- the dusB gene encoding tRNA dihydrouridine synthase DusB, whose translation is MKIGNIDLGERPVFLAPMEDVTDPSFRLMCKKFGADMVYTEFVSADALIRSVNKTRLKLEICDEERPVAIQIYGRDVETMVEAAKICEEAKPDILDINFGCPVKRVAGKGAGSGMLRNVPLMLEITREVAKAVNIPVTVKTRLGWDNDSKIIVELAEQLQDCGIAALTIHGRTRSQMYTGEADWTLIGEVKNNPHMHIPIIGNGDIVTPEAAKSMFDLHEVDAVMIGRGSIGRPWIFKEVKHYLQTGEHMPPISFAEKMEIMRQQVNQSVERLDERRGILHIRRHLAATPIFKGIPNFKETRIAMLRAEHVSDLFHIFDEIVEKYGCEY
- a CDS encoding methyltransferase family protein — its product is MAHNLIIFGGMSVLIIAASWHTLFHLRSHGFYRFFAWECMAWLLAVNYRYWFVEPYSFGQIVSWILLFVSIYPVTAGLLLFRKMGKAGHARHDEPLYDFEKTTELIQTGIYKYIRHPMYCSLIILNWGIYFKHASLLLLPFALCATLFLYLTAIMDEKECITYFGESYREYMKRTKRFIPFIW
- a CDS encoding NAD(P)H-dependent oxidoreductase — protein: MKKTLVISAHPNIGQSTANAYILDQLNESTSTTVRHLDSIYPDYQIDVAAEQQLLQESDVVVFQFPLFWYSVPPMLKKWFDDVFTYGFAYGENGDKLKGKKVLLSVTTGGPEEAYSSTGYNQISVKEVLVPLIQTFKLTQMEFVDLNVSYAMVAMQHGEEAVLTKAKDHVQKLADQLAAL
- a CDS encoding putative 2-dehydropantoate 2-reductase — encoded protein: MNLKYAVIGTGAIGGFYGGMLAKSGKEVHFLFNTDYAHVKQHGLKVDSVTGDFHLSNVLAYNNTTDMTPCDVILVGLKTTNNHLLKTLLPPLIKPDTLVILIQNGLGVEEDLAKDFPNLNIAGGLGFICSNKIGPGHIAHLDFGKLTVGAYQNNNPEVLRQVCDDLDQAGVPADIAPDLNVARWKKLVWNIPFNGMTVVLNTTTDKLVQNADSQALIYDLMLEVIQGANHCGAEVSEGFAKKMIEMTLSMTPYAPSMKLDYDHHRELETGYIYSRPIQAALAAGYDMRKVKMLEQQLKFIQQTYL
- a CDS encoding energy transducer TonB; translated protein: MAPKININSEEWVDMVFEGKNQAYGAPDLRKSSAKRLLKAFAIAVTLFLLGICTPVFLKYITPKKKISDESIRELSMIKLDKPKKSADVPRAITSPPPAAVQMRSSIKFVPPVIKPDEEVNEKEEFATQQEVISSKAAVGVVTYKGSEDINAPIPKSTEEAEASSSQITEEAQEAFIVVEQMPEFPGGTEELQKYLNNNIRYPVSALENGVQGRVICEFVVNSDGRVTNAKVIRGVDASLDAEALRVINNMPPWKPGKQRGKPVKVRYTLPVNFKLQN
- a CDS encoding polyprenyl synthetase family protein, which encodes MLYNFDQLLMLVNSEIDNINFDKQPAGLYQPAQYALSLGGKRVRPILALMACNLYSDTPQQAMQPAIGIEIFHNFTLLHDDVMDKADIRRGKPTVHKVWSPNTAILSGDAMQIIAYQWVAQCPSAHLAEVINLFSQTALEICEGQQYDMDFENRDDVTVDEYLEMIRLKTAVLLACALKTGAIIGGASDKDADLLYEFGEKIGLAFQLKDDLLDVYGDPAKFGKAIGGDITCNKKTFMLIKSLELANPQQKGQFEAWLNKTDFDREEKVAAITALYNEVGIKALCEEKINEYYQQSIAALNGLNVTSERKAELLSLADKLMYRES
- a CDS encoding TatD family hydrolase — encoded protein: MNLIDTHSHIYQEDYLDDIEQVIANAREHSISRIFMPNVDLESIQPMLDLESKYPGYCIPLMGLHPTSVDNNYQTQLNRIKEELDNRKYCGIGEIGIDLYWSSEFADKQKIVFQTQIEWAKEMQLPVVIHVRNSHRETMAALQEVGTNGLTGVFHSFCGTEEEAKEILNLENFFLGINGIVTFKNSNLKDILKNVPLNRLVLETDAPYLTPAPHRGKRNHPSYLRIIAGKLAEIYDCDVKEVANTTTQNAKQLFPTAFPEM